The region ttatataataaaaaaatggcgAAGCAAAATATGGTGAAGCAATGGCACCACCTTGTAGGGAAAGCAGATGCTTTTCCttaattcaatttgattggTCACAGAATGAACCATTTGTAGGCATAAACTAGCTGTGACAATTTAATTCACAAGATGAAAACATTAAATGGATGAGTTATTTGTTTAACCACTGCTTTGCAATTTTCATTCAGTGTACAAGGCATGCATGAAATGCAGCACATGATGAATCTTGCTTGGGTCCATGGCCTCAAGCTTGCATATTAGAGAATTTCATTTGAGCTACCCTCAAATGTGGACATGTAAAGGGAAGAGACatgaaaaaaaggaatttatttGATACTGGCCTGATTCCAAAGCTATCTAAAGTAAATCTAAAAAGGCCCCATTACCAAAAGTCATCTATCTTCCATTCTATTTAACATAAACCTGAGCATTGCACTTTATTAAAACAAGTATTCATCTAGAATATGCCTAGATTTATCAGAACAGAGCCAATATTAGGAATTTATATCCACAAGATCAGGCTAACAATCAGCCACTGGTTATGAAACAAGATCAATGTGGTTTTGAAAGATAATTACCTCCGCAGTATGATCCTTTAGGATATGTCTGCAATCATAGTTGCCATCTTCGGATCCTTGCCACACACGAATGGTCTGcagcattttgaaaacaaattaaatcctTGATGAATGCCTAGGAACACTAAATTAAGAATGGTTACTTATGGGTGAGATGATCCAACTGCCAGAAATTCAGTTCTTTAAtgggagaaaaagaaattagaaatggAAAGGGAGACAGAAAAGAAAGCAATAGCTCGTCATAAAAGTCCAGTTTCATCATAAGGTAAGCAAAAGGATTCACTATAGCTCCACATAGAACAAGTTTGAAGATTGCAATGGACATAGTTTCGCGATTTAATCCTTTACTAAATAAAATCCATGACCATGATGCCAGCAACCTTATTTGTAGGAGATCCAATTCCACACCAGCAATTGCTTCCACAACCACTACCTCTAAATGACAAAATCACTGTTCAAGACAAAATTCCTTCCCTAAACAAGGGCATATTGCAATTACATTCCCATGGTCCAATCTGATCCccttttttcttaaagaaaccTCACAGTGCTTTCCTATAATTACAGACTGATGATTGCTGATGAGTTAATCCTACATAAAGAAGATTATATTGCAATACTTCTGGAAGTTCTGGCAAATGGCACCTTAACTCCAGTACTAGCTTTGAAAAGATCTAAATCCTTTCAGTTGAGGCTTAGAGGTTATTCAAACAGATCAGCCCACCAGCTATCCTCCAAATACATCTTCATTTCTAAACTAGAGCGTACAAGAAATCACTCTCGTAGTAACTATTATCTCAATCAGTGGTCTTTTTGACTGCAGCAATATAAAAATCTTGTCGAGAGGTATCGGATTGTTAAGCTGGATTTAATGGTTAAATGTTAAGACCTTAAATACATGGTCAAGTTATCCCTTCCAACTTGTGCAAAGAATGAGAGAGAGCAACTGCAACAAATCAGCTCCTGAAAGATGATTATGACAGCCAGCCTGGATGGTTTCAACTCTCTTCTACTCCCATTGTTCATTTTTAATGCCTAGATCAATACATTTTAGAAACTGCATACTTTTGTTAAAAGTTCTGTCGAATGCTTTTGTTTCTCATAAAcagcatgatttttttaggttctaTAATTCATAGCCACAACTGACAGGTCAAAAAATACTTTGGGACACACCAAAGGAATGTTGGGACATAAACATGAGATGATGGGTAAGTTTCTATGTGAGTTTACCAAGCTGGGGGAGGGGCATGACAACAGTAAATAATAAGAAGTTTTAAGCCCACCAAATTGAACGGTGCTTACCTTATCTGCTGATCCAGTTAAGAAAAATTCACCCTCGGCTACAAATTTCACACTAGTAACCTACAGCAAAAATGATGTTACAAGCCATAAGTTTCGCTTAATAGCATTGATGCAGCATGAAGCAGAAATACATAAAGTAAGATAACAACCTTCTTTGAGTGACCACTGAGTGTAGATACAATCTGTCCTGATAGCCGATCAAAGACTACAGCAGTTGCATCAACCCCTCCAGTAGCAATGATATCCTGAAGACCAGAGAGAAAAGGTGCATCAATCGCCACAAATCATCAAGTGAGCAAAGCTATCTGGCccattaattttagtttttctccCACGAGAGCTAAAAATTGTTGCAACTTTAGACAACATTTAGATGATATAAACTCGAAACAAGCTCCTGTCATCCACTCCCGACATAAGATACAAAGTGTTATGAGAAGagccaaacaaagaaaatcccCATGTCTGATATTTTAATGAAGCAAAACCCTTAACATACTAAAGCATGAACACTGGCATGAGAAAACAGATGGGAGAGGCTTTTCTAGAAAACATGCATAAGCCACCTCCATAAAaccactttaatttttatatttgcatGCTTTGATCTCCCGctttatgatttaatttatacCTTTCATCAGTCATTAAGATGCAGTTTTGGGAAATTTTTGCAACGTCATAGACTCTTAATCATATATGCTACAAGCAGCAATTTATGCAACATTATATTTAAGTACAAGACAAGAGCAGCACAATGCAGCAACTAAATTGAAAGTGGCCTAAATTTGACGTACAAGTGAATAGTCACACAAAGTGAGGACATTTTCCACAACATTCAGAATACAGAACAGTGCATGACTAAATGCAACTTGGAAACTATTTGCTTATAAAAATCTTCTAAACAAGACAAAAGCAGCACAAATGCGGCAACTAAATTGGAAGTGGCCTAAATTTGACATACAAGTGAATAGTCACACAAAGTGAGGACAGTTTCCACAAAATTCAGAAAACAGAACAGTGCATGACTAAATGCAACTCGGAAAATATTCGCTTATAAAAATCTTCTAAACAAGCAAACCCGGCAAATATGTAAAATTCACCAACTGTATCACTGTATATAGATTTTCTTACCTTGGAATATTGGATATCAATAGATAAGATGCCCGGCTTGCTAGTTTTGTGAAGTGGATGGCTTGAAAGTTGGGTGTACCTCTCTAGAGCACCAATAGGAGCCAATGTTGGAGGAATCTAACAGTGAAAAGGGGAAGAGAAAGACAAGCATCAAATCAGTCAAGCAGCACATACAAAACAAAAGGCTGTAACTTCATTCATTCCTTATACTCTTTACTAAATCATGCAACGAGATATGATTTGAAAAACGATTCAACCAAAATAGAGTATCTAAATCCACAATCTACCAACAAAAATTAAGTAGTCCTACATTAACATGAATCAATACCTGCCGCTTTTTCCGCTGTTGTGAAAGAGTTGCATTACAGTCTGTAAGCTCTGTAATGATGCTAGCAGAGATTCCAGGTCGTACTCTCTTCCCAGGTTGACCCAAATCATCATCCTCGGCAGCTATGGTGATTCCAACATAACTTAAATACATATTGATAAGAAACTTTAGAAAAACTGAAAACCAAAAAGGATAGAAGAGAAAAACCTCGTTTTCCATTGCTAAGAACTGAAGCATTTTCTGTAACAGCTTCTGATGCAGACATGGGTATCTGCCTCTCAGCTTGTGCAAGCAATGACCTTGcttcatctctttcttttttaagtctTGCAATTACACGGCAAGCAGCATCATGCTGCCAAAATAAGAAACAACACAACCAGAGTCCATGTGTTGGATAAGTAAAGTATGCAAGTGCTAATATCAATAATCCAacctacaatgttttttcaaccaatgaaaagaaaaaaaaaataagataaaagagAAACTAGAACTAGCATAAAAACTTTAGGATTGAACCTATGAAAAAGCAAGAACATGGAAATTAAGATTGGACCTGTACGAAAGCTAATGTGgagtataaaaaaattgaaaataaaatttcaaaataccaTTTAACTTCCAGGGTCTTAGATGATAACATTTATGCAAAATGTTGGGGGTGCAGCAATTTCAATAGTTCCAAATCCTTTGCAGAAAGGAGGCAGCTTCAAATTGGGAAGAATAAACAGACCATTCTACCACAACAATAGACCTCACTGAAATAGAGCCTTCATGTTAACAGGCAATGTTATAACTCTCTAGATcagtaaagaaaaaggaaaattccATTTCGGTTGAAAGTCATATCAAAAGCCACCACTGGATCAGTAAGAACACTGATACATTGTTAATTTCACAAACAACAAGGATTAAGGGTTTGTGATCATTGTGAAGACGAAACAATGAatgccaaaaaagaaaacaaacataataaACCAAACGATATTAAAATGAAGCCAAGTGAAAAAGTaagcaacaatatttttaaaccacgctcaaataacaaaaattaaataatagatgcaaaaaatacaaatcagcATTTGCAGTTAAGATGATATACCAAACATGCCCTGTCAAAAGCACAGCATATTAGCAAACATTTAATGATGAGGCTATTACCTGGTATAATGCATGACTTAGCTCTTGCCTTGCTGTATGTAATTGTTGCTCCAATGCAAAGTTGGACAACATTAGGCCATCCCATTCCTGCAATTAGATCAAGAAagaatttacaaacaaaatcaaatgaaaacatATTAGTAAAATAAGCTCAATTAAAGAGTGTAACTAAGCCACCATGATAATTAGCACTTGTTAATGAACAAATTAAAGGCACTAAAGGATTCCCTAGTGAAAAAATTTAGTCATCTAAGTATGGAGTAGATTAGgaaattaaaacatttcaagGAGAACAAATATGGCAGTCGTACATGATTGAACTCCAGGGAAGCTTAAAATCTATACTGTAAAGGATAAAGAACATGACATTTGATAGAACCAGGAATGGAGGCTTATCAACGTCATAGCAATAATTCGAGGAGAACTAGATGGAGGCAAGCATCCCTCTCATATATGTTACAAGTAAAACAGTTAATTATTTGACGCCTTATAACTTGTGAAAAGTGAAGAAATACAGAGAAGAGTTTACAACTTTACAGTGACACCTATCTTAATGCCACACTATTATTATCATGTGAAGCTAGAAGTTAGAAAGTCAACAAAAGGGTATCATATGGTTGATAAACATACATTCTGGAACATCCCAAGCATCCCAGGGATGCTAGCAGTCTGTACAGTTCTCGGCTTCACGATCTacaagaaatccaaaaaaaaaactaatcaagtATAGAAAATGGTTGATGCTGCAACAGTGGGATATAAAGACTTcaataacaatcaaaacaaagaaCTAGAAATAAACATACTTTGCCTGTTGTGACTGGAACAATATCATCCATGGTAAGTGGTTCCCCGGTAATTGGGCATTTTCCATATTCCtgattagaaaataaacaacaatgcaAGCTTTATCAAGCGTAATACCAAGTTTCCTGAAAAGAAACTTTATAGATCAGTGCAGTTCAAAGTGAAGCTCAATTTTATAGATTCGGCAAACAAAAAACAGCCGTAGGCAACAAAAGCTACACCTCCCTCCCTCCTGTTATACAAGGAACTTGTTCTTGCACGTCCGAAAAGATTTGGAAAGACACAAAAATCCTAAATAAATCTTGGCTAGTTTTTTTGTCACCTCAGTGTTGCAAACCCTAACCTTTGCAATTTTTAATACTTCCTCGGTAATTACACAAAATAACCAACACAAGTAGCTTCAATAATTTCATTGAAGACGCTGTTAGCCTATAACATCTCGCCCGTTTATTCaagcatacaaaaaaaaatatcaaaatctctGTTGCTCTACCAATACTCTAAGAAGCCAAAAAGCAAAACCCTAAAGAGCTAGAAGCTAAAACCctagaatttaaaaaacaaaacaaaaaaagaaaaatataccgATATGTGTCTCTCGATTAAGCGCTTCTCATATAAAAGCCCAGACTTCTTCGAAACAACGGGCTGTTCCGGAACCTCGCCGGAAACTGTccggaaaaaaaacagagatcgATAAGAAACTTcagaagataaaagaaaaacgaaGTTATCAAGAAAGCGAGAAACTTACTTGAGCAATGCATTGTGGACAGAGAGGTTAGGGTTTATCTGGCGACTGGCTAGAGCTACAGCTTAATTAAGTAAAATGAAAGATTATTAAGGGGAAAATTGAGCAGCAGCAGCTGGAGCAAGAAAGAGGCAGGACTTTAATTGCTAGCTAGGGACTGTAATATCTGTTCTGTGTGTAGGGATAGAAGACCGACCGATCTAAGTGAAGGGGTTGGGTTTTTGGCCCATTAATGAGTTTCTCATGgcccaatttgtttttgtaaccCATTCACCATATGATGGccgtatttttattattaaaatttgatttgaattttctgaattcttttttaaaataatattattttaattttttaaaataaaaatctaccaTTTGTTTTTAGCTATAATTAACCAACCTGCAATTGTAACTTAGCCTTATAACAGGCTTcggtagtaattttttttattaatgtgaataTTCACATCAGTTTGtgtatgttttaattaatttcatagctttaaaaataataaaaatataaattttcagtagttttgaaatttataagaatcaaactaataatttttataaaataaatttaatatctaaCTAGTTGAGCTTATTGaatagttatatttttattcatgtagaCAGTGATGCATATTTTATATGCCTATTCTTATAAATAGATAGGGCTTTACCCACGTCAGGATGAACATCTTTGGGAAACATGATGAATTTGTAATGTACATCTGAGAGATTCCAAAGTTATTCAGATTTCGATCGGTTCAATATTACTGATAAGCTAAAATATATCACCCAACAAATTTGATCCTCTCTgtacatataataaaaattactgcTTGTAATTTGAATTTCAGAATCCTTAGAATTAATGTTTTAGTTCTGATTAGAACTTAAagcaaaggaaaaacaatataGATAAGGAAACCTTGAATTAGATGCTAATCACTTGCCATGGCCTGCACAGTTTTATATACCCTCCTCTCCTCCTGTCACGAGCCATGGCTCTGCTTTGTGTGGAGGACACAGTTCCCCACATGCCTGATATATACACAGTAGAATCTGCAATCTTAACTTTATCTGCACCAAATCGaatttcttaagattttatgcgATAACAGGCATGATCCGTCACGCAATTATAGTTGGGATCGCAGAAAGTTTAGGAAAGTGACAGAAATATGCTGAACAACTCCAAGTGATAAAGATCATGATCAGGTAAGCGTTAGTCTATCAGCACGAGGTGATGGCCAATGAATGGATAGTTGAAGGAGCCTGGCTGTTTGTGGAATCCGTAGGAGAAACTGTTATATTTTGGGCGAAATCAGAAGCAAAATCAGTCTGGGAATCATCTTGAACATGTACTATAATTCTCTTCTTctgtattttaattatgttttcaaGAAGAAATCAAGATACTGTGtagttttttgttcttgtttttccaTCGTATCTTCATAAAACCTGTAATCAAATTTCAATCAATATAAAGATTTCATTCCATTTCTAGTTGCATCTGTTGTTCTTCTAATCTTTGAAGTTATAGCAATTTAACTTCGATCCATCCATTTCAACAACTGGACAGAACTCCTTGGCGTGATATGAAACAGTGTTTTAAATCTTGCGTGTCCGTTCTTCTATTcagtttagttgttttttttcattaaattggtTTGTTCTTGGTGATGGGTGAAGAATCTCGAGTCCCAAATACTTGCCGACACTAATTtaaatggaaataattaaacaaaatcttttcatttcatttcagcTACAAAAATCATCATCTAGAGGCTAGCTATAGCACTTGCTAAGGTTCCCATTTGGAATATTGGATAAAAGCAGCCGTGTGAAAAGTTGGTTTGTCGATAAATTTCCTTCCTTCTTCCGACCCCAACAATACAAGGAATATCATGTTTGATCTTTCAAGATGCAACGTGTGTTAATCGGAGTTGAGTAGAATAATAGTTTCCGATATAAAGTAAGAAGGATTTTCACTCTCCTGAAATTTCCACAGAACACGGTAAACACCTGCTTTACACCGCCAGGTGAGGGGGGAGGCCCTAACATTGATGTCTCAAAACGAGTCAGGCAGGCGGAACCGCGAGCGTGAGGCAGCCTGAAACGTTCTTTAATTGCTGCAAAGACAGACAGACGCGTCTTGCAACAAGGGGAGTCAGGGGATCCTGTGCTGTGTTTGGAAGGATTTGAACAGAAGTAGGTTGTGCAGAGAAACCTGGTATTTAGAGGATCTATTGATCATGGGTGCTTATGCAGTTGATCCGCCATGTGAACACGTTAAAGAAAGTTGATTTTGAGCTTCAACAGCCCATGAGGCCATGGCAGAACAAGAGCCTCGTTTTGAGCTCCAGCTCGATTCATGAGGCCAACCAAAGACCTCAGATTTCATTGCTGTCAATGTTCTCTTTTCTTAAATTACAATGTGaaattttaacatgatattCTCGAAGCCCATGTATAACAGCATCAACAAGGTGAACACCGTTGCCCTGTGCTGAAATGACAGCACACGTGGGGGCAATAATCATATGAACTTGTATTGTCTATCATGTGCTCTATTACAAGGAAATTGAGCCAAAAAAGCAGGACGCCTTGACGTGAAAGTTTCATCCAGGAAAATATAcgagaataatttattttggaccAAAAAGCAAACGAATTAAAATAGAAGATGTCCACCCCTCTTAACCATCATCTTCAATTGATTAATTCTTAGAGAAGTAACAATCAAATCCAAGATGATAGCTGTGTTTCAGAGAtacaattaattagaaaaatatacgagaataataatatattatctgCCTTTTAAAGTTAATAAGATTCGAATTCGCGATTATTTGATTACGATTATTTGATTATCAAAACtctaatatcatatcaaaaaaccatctcaatttaataatttaagttgttaggtaaaatttcatgatataatttatattatattttaacaataaattggttatttaaacttaaagagaaaaaatcttaaaataatagcTATACTAATACGATCTATAATTTATGatatatagtaatttttttaaaatattttttttaaaaaaaatatattataataattttttatttttttatttttaatatcaacacattaaaattaccaaaaaaaaaaaagtatactacagaaacatttttttcaagataaatataatttaaaaaaaaactaccgcATGGGGTGAAAGTATATTAGGCAAGGAGGAACTGGCAGGAAAATCAAAACAGAAGAAAGAGAGTAAAACTTGGTCAGCCCAATTTGATGATTGACCGTATCAAGTGACGTATAATGACTCTGACCCCTCCCAAACCGAGCTGCACGCAGCCACGTCATCAGTATTCCACTTCACTAGGACTGCCACGTTTCACGACCCCATAGGGTGATAACCTAGGCAAGGCAAAAGAAGTAAAGAACTTGGGGTCAACCTTTTTTGTCGGGTTGACACAGAGACAAGTTGACTGTACAAACAACTCCCAGGACCTCCTATAAATTGTAAAATTGTAAGTAACTAACTATTTAGGACACCCCACAACCTCCTTGTTCATAGCTaatcagaaaaaacaaaaaaaaacaaaaaaacaaacatcctCTCCTTGTCTCTCGACATAGAAGTATTACTGCTAATAATtcaccttctctctctttttccctgaacttttttctttctttcttgttttttgtattaatgGAGTATTGGGTTATGTTAATTTTAGTCGTGAAACATTTGGATTACTATATATTACCATCATCTTCTTCGTCTAAAAAGAGCCCTTCTCTAATGTTATCACTCGATGCTATTTGAGGGTGCGAGAAAGAAGTTAATTAAGGCTTAATTAATTCTCATGTACGTTAATTAGATTTTGAGGAATACAGCTAGCTTACAATATTAATTAGTCAAGAAATACAAACAATGTTGGAGGACATGATTCATCCACCGGAGCAGCTACCtattgtaagtttcttttctttatttctttgttgttttcttttaccGTTTAATGCACTTACGcttgcatgcatgcatatacATGTTAGCTCATTTTATGTGAACATTATTTGCAGATTTCTTTTAGATTGTGTGTAATGTTTGCTAGCTCGATCGATTTGATCATCTTTTCCTGTATCCTTTCTTGTTTCTCTTGGGGATTGGTTAAATGTTTATGATCAGTTCTCAATCAAGTTGTTCTTTTATACAAGGGAAAGCTTTTTATAGAAAGAGATCATAACAGAGCTAGATCCAAACTTCTCGTATTCGAAATGGAGCGAGATTGATCTTGCAGCAAATTAAGGGAGGTGGTCAACATATATTTAGCTTAGATCAGTCCTTTTGCACGATTAGATGCAATGTTcttatttaattatgaattagaaATGTATTACTGCTATGGGAAAGAGATTACAGAAACATTTAGAAAGAAGCAAAGTAGCTATCTCCTTTGGATTTCAATGATACAGAAGTGGAGCACAAGAGTACTTGCTTCAATGATAAGCGTATGGCCGCCGGCCACAAAATGATGCAAATTAACGCTGTCAATATTATCTTAAGGGCACCATCAGCTAAAGTAAGTATCGAGATCCTTACGGTAGGATcgtgaaattaattaagatacgtATAAGCTGACGAgatatttatgttaataaaaaaaatatcattaaaacaaTTTCAGCCAATTTCTTTAGACCTTTATAGAATATGTGTACAAGGAATATCAAATCTGTTCTTCTTTTTGTCAGTTTAGATTGATGTAAGTTCCAAATGACAGAACCTAGCTCACATGGACAGCATATTGGGTCTT is a window of Populus nigra chromosome 10, ddPopNigr1.1, whole genome shotgun sequence DNA encoding:
- the LOC133705682 gene encoding pre-mRNA-processing factor 19 homolog 2-like; this encodes MHCSISGEVPEQPVVSKKSGLLYEKRLIERHISEYGKCPITGEPLTMDDIVPVTTGKIVKPRTVQTASIPGMLGMFQNEWDGLMLSNFALEQQLHTARQELSHALYQHDAACRVIARLKKERDEARSLLAQAERQIPMSASEAVTENASVLSNGKRAAEDDDLGQPGKRVRPGISASIITELTDCNATLSQQRKKRQIPPTLAPIGALERYTQLSSHPLHKTSKPGILSIDIQYSKDIIATGGVDATAVVFDRLSGQIVSTLSGHSKKVTSVKFVAEGEFFLTGSADKTIRVWQGSEDGNYDCRHILKDHTAEVQAVTVHATNNYFVTASLDNTWCFYDLSSGLCMTQVADTSKTDGYTSAAFHPDGLILGTGTSEAVVKIWDVKSQANVAKFEGHVGPVTAISFSENGYFLATAAHDSVKLWDLRKLKNFRTLNLYDSDTPTNSVEFDHSGSYLGIAGSDIRVYQVGSVKADWNCIKTLPDLSGTGRATCLKFGPDANYIAVGSMDRNLRVFGLPGDEAPLES